GCAATATCAAAGAGATGAACTGTAAAATGTAAAACCATCACATGATAACTTCACAACTTGGAGAAAGATGTATTATAGCAAACAATCTCGGTGGTATTAAAGCACTAAAAACTTGAACTCTTCCAGTTGTAAGGTAGTAAAATATAGCTAAACTTTTCtagcaaggagaaaaaaaaattgaaaaccagCTATTCAAGACTGCATATGAAGTGATTCTAAGAGAGGCAGTATTTCATCCAGAGCTGCTGAAATCTAGGCGTGTGTTACACCAGCACCTCCCCTCCCACTCTGCAATCCATCAACCATCTCCACTTTACACTTAGGATTATGATCAAGTCCATGTACTAAAACGGGAGAAACCACACAAACATCACACTGAAAGTTTCTCTACTTTGGGCCAGCAGGAAATTCCAGTTACTTCATTCACTGGGGCTGGTTAAGCTGCTAAAACGAAATGGGTGCTTAGAAAGATCACTCCGTCAGGACAGAGACTTGGTTTTCAGGGTTGGAGGAGGTCAAACAAAGACGAATAGGATTCTGAGTCTCAGGACAAGGTCAAGGCCCCTTGAATTAAAGACCTGGTGGGTCAATGAGGGGGATGGGGGTCGGAAAGCGGCAAAAATtaacaccaaaaaagaaaaccctgaacTAAAAGCATACTTTTGTTTGAAGGTAAGAGCCCCAGTCAGAGGGGTGACTAGCAGCCCCAACGCTCGCTGAGATCCTCAAGAGATTTTTACAAACGGATCCTCCTGAAGTCTCAGGGACTGGAATCATTCTAAATCCACATCTACATTGCACCTGGCTTCTCGAACTGGCCACCTTCCTCTGACCCTTTTCCCACGACCTTGGCTCCTCCTCTGTCTACAGCACCCCCGGGGCTCCTCTCAGCCTTCCACACAGACAAACAGAGAAGGACAAGACAGAGGGACGGGGCCAGCCCAATTCCCATACTCCATCGAGGCGGCCTGGAACCTTCGCAACCCGAGAGTGGAAGAGCGCCGCGCGCGCGCCCGCCGGCCACCTGCACGACCGCCGGGTCCGGGTCCGGCCGTCCCCACCCCAGAGCCGGACCCTTGCGCGGGGCCGGGGCTCCGGGCTCCGGGACTCCGCGCGGATGCCCGAGAGCCGGCCGGGGGCCGCCAGGGGGCGGGAGGGAGCAGCCGGCCGGACGCCTCCCCACCTCGTTCCCCTCCCCGGAGCCGCCCGCCACTCACGGATTTTCACTCGGCGGTGGTCGAGGCGCGCGGCAGCGGCGTGCAGGGCGTCGAGGCGGCGGTGCAGCGCGGCGGTGCGGCGGCCCAGGGCAGCCGCCTGGCCCTCGAGCTCGCCGAAGATGTCCCCGGCGCAGCGCGACAGATCGGCGAGCTGCGCCAGGAGGCAGACCAGGGCGTGCGAGCTGACCTGCTCCAGCGAGCGGAAGAGCGGCGCGCCCGCCGCCCCGGCCGCCTCGGGCGGGCGCAGCCGCGCGGGCTCCACGGTCCTCTGGTGGAAGGGCATGGCGGGGCCGGGCAGTGCGGGAGAGCGCAGCGCTCAGTCCGGCCCCAGTCGGCCCGGGGCGCGAGTCCGCATCCAACACAAAGAAAAGTCCGGGCAGCGGCGGGGCGCCGAGGGGCAGCCGGGCAGCTCCTGCCCGTGGGGAAGCGGCGAGGCGGGCGGGCGGGACTGACCGACGGGCGGGCGGGTGGCGAGGCGGAGGAGCGGCGGCCGCCCAGGGAGCCGAAGGGATCCGGAGGGTCCGAGCGGCGGCCGCCTGGCGCCCGGAGGCGTCCTTCCAGCCGCCGGGGTTCCCGGGCCGCGCGGCGAGAGGAAGTTCGAGGAGCAGCTCCCGGGCGGGGGGCGCGGCGGCGAGAGGAGACGCGAGTCCCGCTGAAGTttgcagggaggcaggaaagagccggcggctccttccctccctcccgattggagagggaggaggaagcggGGGAAGTGCCGCCGACACCGGGCGAGAGGGAGGGGAGgcgaaagaaaggaaagggggaggagATAAGGGCTGGCCCGGGGAACCACCTGCGGCTCCCGCGGCCGCCGCGCCTAGCGCCCGTGGGGAGGTGGCCCCGCGCCTCCGCGAACCCTGGCGGGCCGGGCACGGCCGCCCAGTCTTGGGGCTCCCACGTCGCCGCCCCACTTCCCGCCAAAGCCCCCGGGCGGTTGAGCAGAGGCCTCGCCCGCCCCTGGGCCGGGTGCGGAGAGGGGTGGGGCGCCGAGGGGGTGCGGCGAGCATCTCTCTGGCTGCTCACCTGCGCTTCTGCCCGCAGGGCGGGGGTCAACGCACCCCGCCCCCTGGGAACGCCTCGAGGGTTCCCGCTGGGCTATCCCAGTCCCCTTCTAGCCAAGGCTTCCGGGCTGCTTCGGTGTATCTAAAAGCGGACACCGTTAAATTCTACCAGTGGCCAGGGGTTCTGTAGCCGACTAGGAGTCCGCGCGTCCCAATTTGGGGGACGAGGAGAAGGGGACTCTAAGGACTTCTTTCTGAAGGGGTTTCAAATGAGTTTCTCTTAGCTAGATGGCTCCTCCTGTGGCTCCCTCCCTTACAGCTGGAAAGATCCTGGCTGAAAGTGCCGAATCTGGGTTTCTTCCCCcaagtgtgagagagagaggagagaggagagagagagagaaaggtgggGGATGAGGTGGACCGAGGAAGACATTTAATCTAAATACTATTGAGATCATGGTCATGGGACACCCCACTAACTCAAACTTTCTTGATCAAAAGTATTTGAGGAGACTGAGTCCAATATCCTGAAGCTAAAATCCCACTGGCCTCATCGCTATGTTTGCTCAGCAAAGGAATCTTGGTTCTTTGGTTTCTGTCCCCCAAGTGACCCGAATTGCTATGCTGCTTGATTTGGGAGTCAGTCTCCCAGAGCTGTGCCGATTGTACTACAAAGTAGACTCCCTCTCTCTGGAGACTCGAAAGATGCAAAACACACAGGCCTGCGAGAGCACCCTCAAATGAAAGTCAGGAGACAGAAATGGGTTTTGGTCTTTCCCCGGTTGTACAGCTGATCATCTTTCACGATATGGGCAAATAACGGTCTCCTGATCACCCACTGACCACCTTCAGGTCGTTAGGAGGCACAAAGGAACTGCTGCTGTCCGTGAAATAAAAATACTCTGAAATTTATGACGTGCCATAAAAACATCAACTATGGTATAAAAATGTGCCCATTCCCTCAAGaagtatttgttgagcacctgtgTATGAGGCACTGGCTAGAAATAAGGTAATGGGTAAAGCTGGCTCCACCCCGGCCATCACAGGGCTCCCAGTCCAATGGACTACAAATAACATTTTTGAATTCAGAAACCGTAAGATGCACCtagttaaagtgtacaattcagtttattttttttagtatattcacagtgttATTAGGCAAACATCACAACTTTGGAACATTTTAATCACCTCCTCCTCTAtcccatccccccaaaaaaacagttCTCTTCAGTACTCACTCATATCTCACTGTCATCACTCTGATCAGACACCTACCTCCTATCTTTGAATGTAGGTCCTGATGGGGTGTCTGGAACTGCGGCAGGATCTTGAGACTATGAGAAGTGGACCAGGAGAATGAACACCATCACACTAAGACTGAACTCACCCCATAAGGATGACCCCATGTGCACTTAACAGGTAAATCCTTGTGATCTGGGGAGGAGGAAAATTAGCATCACTTGGGATCTTGTTAGAATACAGACTCTCAGGCTCTACCTCAGACTGACTGAATGAGAATGTAGcttaacaagctccccaggtgattcagaTATATTTTACAGTTTGAGCAGCACTAATTCAAACTCCTGTTGGTTGCATTTTTCCGTTACTTCAGTCAAATACATAGGAGTTTATGAGGGGAAGAAGTAGTGGGTGATCAAGGGattgagagaattaaatgaatcTGGAAGGATGAGACCAAGAATACAAATGAAGTTGCCAGATGGCCTAGGTCTCAGTAAGGAGAGAGCAAAAATCATCTATCTGGAGTGGATATAAGAAAGGGGAAATGGTGGAGAGTTCCTTAGCAACTCAGCAAGTGGTGAATAACAGAATTACTGGATGACAGCCCAGGTGAGTTGGACAGTTTGAGTAAGAGGCACACAGATCTAGTTTTTCCTGCACTCTAAAAGCCCCAGAATAGAGATAGCAGTTGTTTGCAGATTACCAGAGTGGGAACTTCAGGGGTATCAAGGTCATGATTAAGATCATCATTAAAGGaaactctaattccaaaagatacatggaccccaatgttcacagcagcactatttacaatagccaagacatggaaacaacctaaatgtccactgacagatgactggataaagaagttgtggtatacatacacaatggaatactactcagccataaaaaagaatgaaataatgccatttgcggaaacatgggtggacctagagattatcatactaagtgaagtaagtcagacagagaaggacaaatactacatgatattgcttatatgtgaaatctaaaatatgatacaaatgaacttatttatgatacagaaacagactcactgcttgacatagaaaacaaatttatggttaccaaatggggaggggatgggaaagggataaattaggagtttgggattagcagacacaaactattatacataaaatagataaacaacaaggtcctactgaatagcacagggaactatacttaatATCCTGTAAcaaactataatagaaaagaacatgtatgtgtatgtatatattaatacatatatatgtataactgagtcactttgttgtataccagaaatcaacacaatattgtaaatcaactatagttcagtttttaaaaaatcatcattaaaaggCTGACTATGGAGTATGAGGTGGATTAAAGAACAAATACTGgagagtggagaaaagggaaccctcctacactgttggtaggaatgtagtttggtgcaaccattatggaaaataatgtggagattcctcaaaaaactaaaaatagacttaccatatgatccagcaatcccactcctgggcatatatccagagggaactctaatttgaaaagatacatgcaccctaatgttcatagcagcactatttacaatagccaagacatggaaacaaactaattgtccatcaacagatgactggatgaagaagccatggtatatttatacaatggaatactactcggccataaaaaataaaataatgccatttgcagtaacatggatgaaaTTGGAGATCattgttctaagtgaagtaagccagaaagagaaagaaaaataccatatgataccactcatatgtagaatctaaaaaaaaaacaaaaaatacccaCAACCAAATGaacttttatataaaacagaaacagactcacagacatagaaaacaaacttatggttaccaggggggaagggggtaggaagggataaattgggagttcgagatttgtatatactgactggtatatataacatagataaacaagtttatactatatagcacagagaactatatttgatatcttgtagtagcttacagtgaaaaagaatatgaaaatgaatatgtgtatattcatgtatgactgaagcaatgtgctgtacaccagaaattgacacaatattgtaaactgattatacttcaataaatagatagatagataaaacaatcttatggttactggggggaaggggttgggaagggataaatttgggagttggaaatttacaaatattaactactatatataaaaataaattaaaaatttcttctctatagcatagggaactatattcaatatcttgtaataatctttaatgaaaaagaataagaaaatgaatatatgtctgtatatgtatgactgggacattatgcagtacaccagagattgagaaattaaaactgactatacttcaattaaaaaaaaaaacaaacaaagaatgtGGTGGACAAACATTAAGAACATGGCCTGAGTTCAATGGGAGAGTTTCAAGCATGCAGTCCTGGGAAGGTCCAAGAGAATGTTCAGTGGCTGCTGAGGAgcagaattaaaaataatcaagaaCATGGTGGTTAGAGAATGGGCCACCAAATCTGAAATCCCGGAGCTAGAATGATGACTTAATGattatgtgaattaaaaaaagaactgtttTCAATGAGAAAGGAAAGCAGGCTGCATCAAGCAACCAGGGGATGTGTATTCTTAATAATTACCCAAAAGGTAAAAATTTATATCTCCATTTAATGGAAGTAAAATATTCATCCCatttgaaacaaaatattttctatggtgctcaataaatcttttcttcttcctatATTATTCAGTAAACCTGAATGACTCAAACTGTAAATGACAATAGGTATGG
This sequence is a window from Vicugna pacos chromosome 8, VicPac4, whole genome shotgun sequence. Protein-coding genes within it:
- the LOC140697744 gene encoding uncharacterized protein, whose translation is MEHPRGSSQPSTQTNREGQDRGTGPAQFPYSIEAAWNLRNPRVEERRARARRPPARPPGPGPAVPTPEPDPCAGPGLRAPGLRADAREPAGGRQGAGGSSRPDASPPRSPPRSRPPLTDFHSAVVEARGSGVQGVEAAVQRGGAAAQGSRLALELAEDVPGAARQIGELRQEADQGVRADLLQRAEERRARRPGRLGRAQPRGLHGPLVEGHGGAGQCGRAQRSVRPQSARGASPHPTQRKVRAAAGRRGAAGQLLPVGKRRGGRAGLTDGRAGGEAEERRPPREPKGSGGSERRPPGARRRPSSRRGSRAARREEVRGAAPGRGARRREETRVPLKFAGRQERAGGSFPPSRLEREEEAGEVPPTPGEREGRRKKGKGEEIRAGPGNHLRLPRPPRLAPVGRWPRASANPGGPGTAAQSWGSHVAAPLPAKAPGRLSRGLARPWAGCGEGWGAEGVRRASLWLLTCASARRAGVNAPRPLGTPRGFPLGYPSPLLAKASGLLRCI